From Bacillus sp. FSL K6-3431, the proteins below share one genomic window:
- a CDS encoding M20 peptidase aminoacylase family protein encodes MQLDIFHKKIYDTFDYLHANPEISWKEHNTTEFIKDQLEKAGCIVQTFKDCTGVIGDFGTGSEETPVIAIRADMDALWQEVNGTYKANHSCGHDAHMTMVLGVLWKLAADPAIKEKVSVRFIFQPAEEVGKGAIALTEMGVVEGVDYLFGIHLRPSAETSNGFAAPSIIHGATGAIECEIIGEDAHGARPHLTSNAIEIGMHIVNLLNTIHLNPTVPHSIKVTKFHSGGKNTNIIPGQASLSFDLRAQTNKHMKLLQKKVYNILETTQQLFDSKIIITNDYALAAAEVDLDAEEIARQAIVNVLGERFIVPPLLTPGGDDFHFYTIKRPSLKATMIGLGCDLKPGLHHPNMAFDKQALFNGINILTEIILLTSLKKLV; translated from the coding sequence ATGCAACTAGATATATTTCATAAAAAGATATATGACACATTTGATTATCTCCATGCCAATCCTGAAATTAGTTGGAAAGAGCACAACACAACAGAATTTATAAAAGATCAGCTTGAAAAAGCAGGCTGTATTGTCCAAACTTTTAAAGATTGTACGGGAGTAATCGGAGACTTTGGTACCGGCTCTGAAGAAACCCCAGTCATTGCGATACGTGCTGATATGGACGCACTTTGGCAGGAAGTGAATGGCACATATAAGGCTAATCATTCCTGTGGTCATGATGCACATATGACAATGGTACTTGGTGTCCTTTGGAAGCTAGCGGCTGATCCAGCAATCAAAGAAAAAGTTTCCGTTCGGTTTATTTTTCAACCTGCTGAGGAAGTCGGGAAAGGAGCAATTGCATTAACAGAAATGGGAGTTGTCGAAGGTGTCGACTATTTATTTGGCATTCATTTACGTCCAAGCGCAGAGACATCAAATGGCTTTGCTGCCCCCTCTATTATCCATGGTGCAACTGGTGCGATTGAATGTGAAATTATTGGAGAAGATGCTCATGGAGCAAGGCCGCATTTAACAAGTAACGCGATTGAGATCGGGATGCATATTGTCAATCTACTTAATACCATTCACCTGAATCCGACTGTGCCTCACTCTATAAAAGTAACAAAATTTCATTCTGGTGGAAAAAACACAAATATTATTCCAGGCCAAGCTTCTCTCTCCTTTGATTTGCGTGCGCAAACAAATAAACATATGAAACTGCTACAAAAAAAAGTGTACAATATTCTTGAAACAACACAACAGCTGTTCGACTCGAAAATAATCATTACAAATGATTACGCTCTTGCGGCTGCGGAAGTAGATCTAGATGCAGAGGAAATTGCTAGGCAAGCGATTGTGAATGTATTAGGTGAGAGGTTTATAGTTCCACCACTCCTTACCCCTGGCGGCGATGATTTTCACTTCTATACCATCAAAAGACCATCTCTAAAAGCAACGATGATTGGCCTAGGTTGTGATTTGAAACCCGGCCTTCATCACCCTAATATGGCTTTTGACAAGCAGGCACTCTTCAATGGTATTAATATCCTTACAGAAATAATTTTATTAACAAGTCTGAAGAAATTAGTTTAA